In one Lachnospiraceae bacterium GAM79 genomic region, the following are encoded:
- the atpH gene encoding ATP synthase F1 subunit delta, whose translation MTQKAINYAEVLCELNIDAAELSDMEAVVRENPELQEALTCPVVSREKKSEIIDKIFDGSKTTVKFLKVLCNNSDFDQFFEICREYRVLIKKKADVLLATLYYVTPPTEAQKKGIEDFLKKKYKTSDVELTLEKNDSLIGGFIIKVGNKEYDWSLAGRCKRLTQRLVTR comes from the coding sequence ATGACACAGAAAGCAATTAATTATGCTGAAGTTTTGTGCGAGCTGAATATTGATGCGGCTGAGCTTTCAGACATGGAAGCAGTTGTCAGGGAGAATCCTGAATTACAGGAGGCACTTACGTGTCCGGTTGTCAGCAGAGAAAAGAAATCAGAAATCATCGATAAGATATTCGACGGTTCAAAGACTACGGTAAAATTCTTAAAGGTACTTTGCAACAATTCTGATTTTGATCAGTTCTTTGAGATATGCAGAGAATACAGAGTTCTTATAAAGAAGAAGGCGGATGTCCTTCTTGCAACCCTTTATTATGTGACACCTCCAACGGAGGCACAGAAGAAGGGGATTGAAGATTTTCTGAAAAAGAAATATAAGACCTCAGATGTGGAACTGACATTGGAGAAGAACGACAGTCTGATTGGAGGCTTTATTATTAAGGTCGGAAATAAGGAATATGACTGGAGTCTGGCAGGCAGATGTAAGCGGCTTACACAAAGATTGGTTACGAGGTGA